One window of the Microvirga mediterraneensis genome contains the following:
- a CDS encoding response regulator: MTDIRKQLLAAFEAEHREHLQAIRAALDHAGGGEIDLTDVFRRAHSLKGAARAVDLPAVEEVAHQLEALFSQVLDGQLSLDEPAIATVRQNLDLIEDLVADVLKPPEQETAPAPVSKPAPIEPEPTVPKADAHADAGAGAYLRVATGQMEELSDSMHQLLAELQANEGIDDTLRQIELEVRGLRRSWDQLHGQVNTLSSTAQRGPDGAGSRSIPSFAPRLRDFDQGLKALFRRLSALSRDRRQSSWSIEQAARQVRDNIDRVSLVSAETVFGGFGHMVREIARKAGRDVNVRSIGLDIQADRQVLQALKDPVMHLLRNAVSHGIEPPEERFAKGKAERAEVTLELASRGGRLVIAVRDDGRGPNLARIEEVAVERGLLQPRAAGHPPPMMDQLLSLVFAPGFSTAGEVDRLSGRGMGLSVVAEAARKLQGSVLMRPRYPHGTEILLNVPFTAARQPLLLLEAEERMFGLPSHAVVRLLRLPADTLESVEGRPTARIEIGGQDVIVPVVALAALTGSPNAPLPTEAGHVKAVLVRHGARTCALAVNTFHDVRTMLVSDIQAVGMNELVSGTVLLESEMPALVLSPDKLVEHWVKNEGSLAAGGLGLARWAPEEERRARTILVVDDSITTRTLEKSILEAQGYEVLLSVDGIDALHVLRSGEAMVDLVIADVEMPRMDGFGLLQAIKNDPRLSTLPVILMTSRADPEDVRKGLDLGASAYITKQKFDQRELLATIGQVL; encoded by the coding sequence GTGACGGATATTCGCAAGCAGCTTTTGGCAGCCTTCGAGGCCGAGCACCGGGAGCATCTTCAGGCGATCCGGGCCGCGCTCGACCACGCGGGCGGGGGCGAGATTGACCTGACCGACGTCTTTCGCCGGGCGCATAGCCTCAAGGGCGCGGCCCGCGCCGTCGACCTGCCGGCCGTGGAGGAAGTGGCCCATCAGCTCGAAGCGCTCTTCTCCCAGGTGCTCGACGGCCAGCTATCCCTGGATGAGCCCGCCATCGCAACGGTGAGGCAGAACCTCGACCTCATCGAGGATCTCGTCGCGGATGTCCTGAAGCCGCCGGAACAGGAGACGGCGCCGGCCCCGGTTTCGAAGCCAGCGCCGATCGAGCCGGAACCAACGGTCCCGAAGGCTGATGCACATGCTGATGCCGGCGCGGGAGCCTATCTCCGTGTCGCCACCGGACAGATGGAGGAACTGTCCGATTCCATGCATCAGCTTCTGGCCGAGTTGCAGGCCAATGAGGGAATCGACGACACGTTGCGGCAGATCGAACTCGAGGTCCGGGGCCTCAGGCGAAGCTGGGATCAGCTTCACGGGCAGGTCAACACGCTGAGTTCGACCGCACAGCGCGGTCCCGACGGCGCCGGCTCCCGCAGCATCCCGTCCTTCGCCCCGCGCCTGCGCGATTTCGACCAGGGGCTGAAAGCGCTGTTCCGCAGGCTGTCCGCCCTATCCCGGGACAGACGGCAGTCGAGCTGGTCCATCGAACAGGCGGCACGTCAGGTTCGCGACAACATCGATCGCGTCTCCCTCGTCTCGGCGGAGACGGTTTTCGGCGGCTTCGGCCATATGGTCAGGGAGATCGCGCGCAAGGCGGGACGCGACGTGAACGTCCGCAGCATCGGCCTCGACATCCAGGCGGACAGGCAGGTGCTTCAGGCTCTCAAGGATCCCGTGATGCACCTCCTGCGCAATGCGGTGAGCCACGGAATCGAGCCGCCGGAGGAACGCTTTGCAAAAGGCAAGGCGGAGCGGGCCGAGGTCACCCTGGAATTGGCCTCCCGCGGCGGGCGTCTGGTCATCGCCGTCCGCGACGACGGACGGGGACCGAACCTGGCGCGGATCGAGGAGGTCGCCGTCGAACGCGGGCTGCTGCAGCCACGGGCCGCAGGCCATCCGCCGCCGATGATGGACCAGCTTTTGTCCCTCGTCTTCGCCCCCGGTTTCTCGACGGCCGGCGAGGTCGACCGGCTGTCGGGCCGGGGCATGGGCCTGTCCGTGGTCGCCGAGGCCGCCCGCAAATTGCAGGGCTCCGTTCTGATGCGGCCGCGCTATCCCCATGGGACGGAGATCCTGCTGAACGTGCCCTTCACGGCGGCGCGCCAGCCGCTGCTGCTCCTGGAAGCGGAGGAGCGGATGTTCGGCCTGCCCTCCCACGCGGTGGTGCGCCTCCTGCGGCTGCCCGCCGACACGCTGGAAAGTGTGGAAGGCCGTCCTACGGCACGGATCGAGATCGGGGGACAGGACGTTATCGTTCCAGTCGTCGCCCTCGCAGCCCTGACAGGATCCCCGAATGCCCCCCTCCCCACCGAGGCTGGACACGTGAAGGCCGTGCTCGTCCGCCACGGCGCGCGCACCTGCGCGCTCGCCGTCAATACTTTCCACGATGTCCGGACGATGCTGGTCAGCGACATCCAGGCGGTCGGGATGAACGAGCTGGTCTCGGGCACCGTTCTTCTGGAAAGCGAGATGCCGGCCCTCGTGCTGAGCCCCGACAAGCTGGTCGAGCATTGGGTGAAGAACGAAGGCAGCCTCGCGGCCGGAGGCCTCGGGCTTGCCCGGTGGGCTCCCGAGGAAGAACGGCGGGCGCGGACGATTCTCGTGGTCGACGATTCCATCACCACCCGCACTCTCGAGAAGAGCATTCTGGAGGCGCAGGGCTATGAAGTCCTCCTCAGCGTCGACGGCATCGATGCCCTACACGTCCTGCGGTCGGGCGAGGCCATGGTCGATCTCGTCATCGCCGACGTGGAAATGCCGCGCATGGACGGATTCGGGCTGCTGCAGGCGATCAAGAACGATCCGCGGCTGTCCACCCTGCCGGTCATTCTCATGACGTCGCGGGCCGATCCGGAGGACGTGCGCAAGGGTCTGGATCTGGGCGCGAGCGCCTATATTACCAAGCAGAAGTTCGATCAGCGCGAGCTCCTGGCGACGATCGGGCAGGTGTTGTGA
- a CDS encoding chemotaxis protein CheW codes for MQHILDERTERLAARKDGAGAPAEILLRALVCGTGRERFGLSVDAVAEVMPPQKCMPVPDGPPALIGLFGRGGRLVSVIDLALALGLEPSATENENQHFVLLRHEQPQVALRVERAYAVEDILPLAGDDATGFRNDAVTGYGKFQSGPDGQDETLSLLDTERLLRPFLPTPLVPGV; via the coding sequence ATGCAACATATTCTTGACGAGCGCACGGAACGCCTCGCGGCACGAAAAGACGGCGCAGGGGCTCCGGCGGAAATCCTTCTCCGCGCCCTGGTTTGCGGTACGGGCCGAGAGCGCTTCGGCCTTTCGGTCGATGCCGTGGCCGAGGTCATGCCGCCCCAGAAATGCATGCCCGTTCCCGATGGTCCGCCGGCCCTCATCGGCCTGTTCGGCCGGGGCGGTCGATTGGTGAGCGTGATCGATCTCGCTCTCGCCCTTGGCCTCGAGCCGTCCGCCACGGAGAACGAGAACCAGCACTTCGTCCTGCTCCGGCACGAGCAGCCGCAGGTGGCGCTGAGGGTCGAGCGTGCCTATGCCGTCGAGGATATCCTCCCCCTGGCGGGCGACGATGCGACCGGTTTCCGCAATGATGCGGTCACCGGGTACGGTAAATTTCAATCCGGCCCGGACGGGCAGGACGAAACGCTCTCTCTTCTCGATACCGAGCGCCTTCTGCGCCCCTTCCTGCCCACACCTCTTGTTCCTGGAGTCTGA
- a CDS encoding chemotaxis protein CheW gives MASLQIIVFDVCGTACALHRSAVREFLPLPHLWRPPALPRPVAGFFNLGGQAVPVLRLDVLFGLQKMGDGAEANLYRHLILVDRFTGPGTTALLVDRVLDVASIAPSQLSPVSQEGTLNGCVEAEVTWDERLVHLLSVERILLAEEQQALAELGRQAQNRLSEWAVEA, from the coding sequence ATGGCCAGCTTGCAGATCATAGTGTTCGACGTGTGCGGCACCGCCTGTGCCCTGCATAGAAGCGCCGTGCGCGAATTTCTGCCCCTGCCCCACCTGTGGCGTCCCCCGGCCCTGCCTCGTCCGGTGGCGGGTTTCTTCAACTTGGGTGGCCAGGCGGTTCCGGTGCTTCGGCTCGACGTGCTGTTCGGCCTTCAGAAGATGGGCGACGGCGCCGAGGCGAACCTCTATCGGCATCTGATCCTCGTCGACCGGTTCACCGGGCCTGGAACGACGGCGCTTCTCGTCGATAGGGTTCTCGATGTCGCAAGTATCGCGCCGTCGCAGCTGTCGCCCGTCAGCCAGGAGGGCACCCTCAACGGCTGTGTCGAGGCGGAGGTCACGTGGGACGAGCGGCTCGTCCACCTGCTTTCCGTCGAACGCATTCTCCTCGCAGAAGAGCAGCAGGCCCTGGCGGAGCTCGGTCGCCAGGCGCAGAACCGGCTCAGCGAATGGGCGGTCGAGGCCTGA
- a CDS encoding response regulator, whose protein sequence is MSAGSVAQAAEILLVEDSETQALQLRHMLETNGFNVSWRSTAEAALDSLNEKLPDLVIADYHLPGMNGDELTRQMRLNVRTRAIPVIMLTEARERTVERQGLESGADAYISKSAEQELIVLRIKALLRRRSSPIGNSQEERQSPSFGTFRRACVLIVDDSTTHRTYLQNLLAHEGYAVTPASEPTEALRLVRGVDATWDCVLVNLLSPGFDGIELCRQLNLYRGLAPLPGADAPSFAIVGLGHEDGGDLLARAFAAGVDDIVPSTVEADVMRVRIRALVRRKLMQDENWRIEAELRERELALAKARAEAASAEALANANRELAEANDLLKGTQAQLVQAAKMASLGELVAGIAHEINNPLAFIQAHQGTVENLLTEIAAKPPPEAGLERQVQKSRDRVGAMKLGLARIQELVLNLRRFSRLDEGDFQTVNVPESIETVLALLGHRLGTRIDVRRHYNAVPDLYCSPALLNQVVMNIVGNAADAIKGTGGIDIETESDETTYSIKISDTGPGIPGELRERIFEPFFTTKPVGSGTGLGLAIAYSVVQAHKGSIAVDAGPQGGARFTITIPRRIVS, encoded by the coding sequence ATGAGTGCCGGTTCCGTCGCACAGGCGGCCGAGATTCTCCTGGTCGAGGATTCGGAAACCCAGGCCCTTCAGCTGCGCCACATGCTCGAGACGAACGGGTTCAACGTCTCCTGGCGATCCACGGCGGAAGCGGCCCTCGACAGCCTGAACGAGAAGCTGCCCGATCTCGTCATCGCCGACTACCATCTTCCCGGCATGAACGGAGACGAGCTGACCCGTCAGATGCGCCTCAACGTCCGGACACGGGCAATCCCGGTCATCATGCTGACCGAAGCCAGGGAACGGACCGTCGAGCGGCAGGGACTGGAGAGCGGCGCGGACGCCTACATCTCCAAATCCGCCGAGCAGGAACTCATCGTTCTGCGGATCAAGGCGCTGCTGCGTCGGCGCTCGTCTCCCATCGGGAACTCCCAGGAAGAGCGGCAATCCCCGAGTTTCGGCACCTTCCGCCGCGCCTGCGTCCTGATCGTGGACGACAGCACGACGCACCGCACCTACCTCCAGAACCTGCTGGCCCATGAAGGCTACGCGGTGACGCCGGCCTCGGAGCCGACCGAGGCTCTCCGGCTCGTCCGCGGAGTGGATGCCACCTGGGATTGCGTTCTGGTCAACCTGCTCAGTCCGGGTTTCGATGGGATCGAGCTATGCCGTCAGCTGAACCTCTATCGCGGCCTTGCGCCCCTGCCCGGAGCGGATGCCCCTAGCTTTGCCATCGTGGGACTCGGCCACGAAGATGGCGGCGACCTGCTCGCCCGTGCCTTTGCCGCAGGTGTCGACGATATCGTTCCCTCAACGGTCGAGGCCGACGTGATGCGCGTGCGCATCCGCGCGCTCGTCCGGCGCAAGCTCATGCAGGATGAGAACTGGCGCATCGAGGCTGAACTGCGCGAGCGAGAGCTCGCCCTTGCGAAGGCCCGGGCGGAGGCAGCCTCCGCCGAGGCGCTCGCCAATGCCAATCGCGAGCTGGCGGAGGCTAACGATCTCCTCAAAGGCACGCAGGCGCAGCTCGTCCAAGCCGCCAAGATGGCGTCCCTCGGCGAATTGGTGGCGGGCATCGCCCACGAGATCAACAATCCCCTCGCGTTCATCCAGGCGCACCAGGGAACCGTGGAGAACCTGCTGACGGAGATCGCCGCAAAGCCCCCGCCGGAAGCCGGTCTGGAACGGCAAGTGCAGAAATCCCGCGACCGGGTCGGCGCCATGAAGCTGGGCCTTGCCCGGATTCAGGAGCTCGTCCTCAACCTGAGACGCTTCTCCCGCCTGGACGAAGGTGATTTCCAGACGGTCAACGTGCCGGAATCGATCGAAACCGTCCTGGCTCTTCTGGGCCACAGGCTCGGCACCCGGATCGATGTGCGCCGCCATTACAACGCGGTTCCCGATCTTTACTGCTCGCCCGCCCTTCTGAACCAGGTGGTCATGAACATCGTCGGCAATGCCGCCGATGCGATCAAGGGAACCGGCGGCATAGACATTGAAACTGAGAGCGACGAGACAACCTATAGCATCAAGATCAGCGATACTGGGCCGGGAATTCCGGGAGAATTGCGGGAGCGCATCTTCGAACCGTTCTTCACCACCAAGCCCGTAGGGTCTGGAACTGGACTTGGCCTTGCCATCGCTTATAGCGTCGTCCAGGCCCACAAAGGATCGATTGCGGTGGATGCAGGCCCCCAGGGGGGCGCGCGTTTCACTATCACGATCCCGAGGCGTATTGTTTCATGA
- a CDS encoding methyl-accepting chemotaxis protein, whose protein sequence is MTISIANRILLGFAFIVALMVGLCVYAINQLDDVRQSTETIVTRDLALMRQIEELGDLQNNMRGLREEILSRFYLRSLGQQQSSGEDLTRAWEQQAVGTEAAMAQAIATVNDFVTRSVTTQRADAWRRIAEIFSRASGDLRQIRILTERQFAAEQSNDLAAVAATQNGLNASRESWNRNLVQARSVLGEAITIGQRRIGEVYEQSRMSIILAVAIAALLSVLITYALRSSITGPLGNFMSFVERVGRGELGGQKAMAGKDEIGHLGATLNTMVDGLRQLAQQSREATENLNAAAAEIRASTQEQAASVEEQLAAVQETAATVDEITHSGTQIGKRAQEVIASAQAAAQTSVSGLQAVEETARAMDAIREQAEAVAENIVALSEKTQAVGEIITSVNDISERTHLLALNAAIEAAAAGENGRSFAVVASEMKTLADQAKDATLQVRSILGDIQRGINSSVMLTEEAVKRVAAGKERTDTTQQTITGISGQIQESVQTFQQIIASTNQQQLGIEQVMGALQNIRQASQQTAAGTRQLDTAAANLSSLAQQLLGLAERYRL, encoded by the coding sequence GTGACGATCTCGATCGCCAACCGCATTCTTCTCGGCTTCGCCTTCATCGTCGCGCTGATGGTCGGGCTCTGCGTCTATGCCATCAACCAGCTGGACGATGTCCGCCAGTCCACGGAGACGATCGTGACCCGCGATCTGGCGCTGATGCGTCAGATCGAGGAGCTCGGCGATCTGCAGAACAACATGCGGGGCCTGCGCGAGGAAATTCTCTCCCGCTTCTACCTGCGTTCCCTGGGCCAGCAGCAATCGTCGGGCGAGGACCTGACCCGCGCGTGGGAGCAGCAGGCCGTTGGGACGGAAGCCGCGATGGCGCAGGCCATCGCGACGGTGAACGACTTCGTCACCCGATCTGTCACCACGCAGAGAGCCGACGCCTGGCGGCGCATCGCCGAGATTTTCAGCCGCGCCAGCGGGGACCTGCGCCAGATCCGCATCTTGACGGAGAGACAGTTCGCCGCCGAGCAGAGCAACGACCTCGCCGCCGTCGCCGCGACCCAGAACGGCCTCAACGCCAGCCGTGAATCCTGGAACAGGAATCTCGTTCAAGCCCGCAGCGTCCTCGGCGAAGCCATCACGATCGGGCAGAGACGGATCGGCGAAGTTTATGAGCAGAGCCGGATGTCGATCATTCTGGCCGTAGCGATCGCGGCGCTCTTGAGCGTCCTGATCACCTATGCGCTGCGCTCCTCCATTACCGGCCCTCTCGGCAACTTCATGAGCTTCGTCGAGCGGGTCGGGCGCGGGGAACTCGGCGGCCAGAAGGCCATGGCCGGCAAGGACGAGATCGGGCATCTCGGCGCCACGCTCAACACCATGGTCGACGGCCTGCGCCAACTCGCGCAACAGAGCCGAGAGGCGACGGAGAACCTGAACGCCGCCGCGGCGGAAATTCGTGCCTCGACCCAGGAGCAGGCGGCCTCCGTCGAGGAGCAGCTGGCAGCCGTCCAGGAAACCGCCGCAACGGTCGACGAGATCACCCATTCGGGAACCCAGATCGGCAAGCGCGCGCAGGAGGTCATCGCATCGGCCCAGGCCGCGGCGCAGACCAGCGTTTCGGGATTGCAGGCGGTCGAGGAAACGGCCCGCGCCATGGATGCCATCCGCGAGCAGGCGGAAGCGGTGGCGGAGAACATCGTCGCCCTGAGCGAGAAGACGCAGGCCGTCGGCGAGATCATCACGTCCGTCAACGACATCTCCGAGCGCACGCATCTTCTCGCCCTCAACGCCGCCATCGAGGCGGCTGCGGCCGGCGAGAACGGACGCAGCTTCGCGGTGGTGGCCTCCGAGATGAAGACGCTCGCCGACCAGGCGAAGGACGCGACCCTGCAGGTCCGCTCGATCCTCGGCGACATCCAGCGCGGCATCAATTCGTCCGTGATGCTCACGGAAGAGGCCGTGAAGCGCGTGGCCGCCGGCAAGGAGCGTACGGACACCACGCAGCAGACCATCACCGGCATCTCCGGACAGATCCAGGAGAGCGTCCAGACCTTCCAGCAGATCATCGCGTCGACCAACCAGCAGCAGCTCGGCATCGAGCAGGTGATGGGAGCCCTCCAGAACATCCGCCAGGCCAGCCAGCAGACGGCCGCGGGCACCCGCCAGCTCGATACGGCCGCCGCCAACCTGTCGTCCCTCGCACAGCAGCTTCTCGGCCTTGCCGAGCGCTACCGCCTGTAA
- the cheB gene encoding chemotaxis-specific protein-glutamate methyltransferase CheB, with the protein MSMASQPRVRVMVVEDSLVVRQLLVHIIASDPRLVVAAAVSSAEEALQEIGRVEPDVVSMDIRLPGMDGLEATRRIMSEHPTPIVVIADSIEDSSLKISMNALRAGALTVVEKPVGLSSANYAGIASTICTQLYIMSQVPVVRQRSFAPWREKTAVAPVRRDPEWRAARPSIMGIAASTGGPPALAKVLGALPADFSLPVLLVQHMGAPFMEGFASWLNGLLPLKVRLAQDQEIPVAGHVYVAPGDRHLLLSPAGTLKVSAEPPLGNQRPSATMLFQSMARSVGRRGLGVILTGMGEDGAQGLVELRQAGGYGLAEDESTAVVYGMPAAAARLGGANVSLPLDLIAPRILRLARGEGE; encoded by the coding sequence ATGAGCATGGCGTCTCAGCCAAGGGTGCGGGTGATGGTCGTCGAGGATTCCCTCGTCGTCCGTCAGCTGCTCGTCCATATCATCGCCAGCGATCCCCGCCTCGTGGTGGCCGCCGCCGTCAGCTCGGCCGAGGAGGCCCTCCAGGAAATCGGCCGCGTGGAGCCGGATGTGGTGTCCATGGATATCCGGCTTCCCGGGATGGACGGGCTCGAGGCCACGCGCCGAATCATGTCGGAACATCCGACGCCCATCGTAGTCATCGCCGACAGCATCGAGGATTCCTCGCTCAAGATCTCCATGAACGCGCTGCGGGCCGGCGCGCTCACGGTGGTGGAAAAGCCCGTGGGTCTTTCCAGCGCCAATTATGCGGGGATCGCCAGCACCATCTGCACCCAGCTCTACATCATGAGCCAGGTGCCTGTGGTCCGGCAGCGTTCCTTCGCGCCATGGCGCGAGAAGACGGCCGTCGCGCCGGTCAGACGCGACCCGGAATGGCGCGCGGCGCGCCCGAGCATCATGGGGATTGCCGCTTCCACGGGCGGACCGCCGGCTCTCGCGAAGGTCCTCGGGGCTCTCCCGGCGGATTTCTCCCTGCCGGTCCTCCTCGTCCAGCATATGGGCGCGCCGTTCATGGAGGGCTTCGCCTCCTGGCTGAACGGGCTGCTGCCCTTGAAGGTCCGCTTGGCGCAGGATCAGGAAATCCCGGTTGCAGGCCATGTCTATGTGGCGCCCGGCGACCGGCACTTGCTGCTTTCCCCTGCGGGCACCCTGAAGGTGAGCGCCGAGCCTCCTTTGGGCAACCAGCGGCCCTCCGCCACCATGCTGTTTCAATCGATGGCCCGATCCGTCGGCCGGAGGGGCCTGGGCGTCATCCTCACCGGCATGGGCGAAGATGGCGCGCAGGGCCTCGTCGAGCTGCGCCAGGCTGGAGGCTATGGACTGGCCGAGGACGAAAGCACCGCCGTGGTCTACGGTATGCCCGCCGCTGCGGCCCGCCTGGGCGGCGCCAATGTCAGCCTGCCCCTGGACCTGATTGCCCCCCGGATCCTGAGGCTGGCGCGGGGAGAGGGCGAATGA
- a CDS encoding CheR family methyltransferase, with product MATRAIAVPLIDPGFPNLKSRIIEHTGHFYYQDKDDLLWERVRKRLRATGLADSTQYLNLLDDAISGPAEWGKLEAEITIGETFFFRYAEQFAALRETILPEIIDRKGDTRRLRIWSAGCSTGAEPYSLAILVKEILSERLGTWRVGIVGTDINDSFLNLARQARFGKWALRSMPAAERERYFLDAGKGQWQVRPEFRSLVRFEKHNLLSLLDGTSPLELTDFDLILCRNVLIYFHPDKVVRIVEALRDRLTESGWMLLGHAEPNPAFSAMMQTLNLPGTVAYRPGAGTAPEAYPVERASPVPGHWVPLLPPPKHVEPVERPRPAPPTALRPQAQVTQPPPASGSLLDEVRASANTGDFTAADALCRKALVMEPLSAALHFYHGLILHGLRRPDDAEKSFLKSIYLDKSFAMAHYHLGLLLLAEGRSTPGRRALTNAARIAAAMPEDAPLNEADGLTAGDLRNLVRIHLEAATPPRHRS from the coding sequence ATGGCCACACGGGCCATCGCTGTCCCGCTGATCGATCCCGGCTTTCCAAACCTGAAAAGCCGCATAATCGAGCACACCGGACATTTCTACTACCAGGACAAGGACGACCTCCTCTGGGAGCGGGTGCGCAAGCGCCTGCGCGCCACGGGCCTCGCCGATTCGACGCAATATCTGAATCTCCTGGACGATGCGATCTCGGGCCCGGCCGAATGGGGCAAGCTGGAAGCCGAGATCACCATCGGCGAGACCTTCTTCTTCCGTTACGCGGAGCAGTTCGCGGCCCTGCGGGAGACGATCCTGCCCGAGATCATCGACAGGAAGGGCGACACCCGGCGGCTGCGCATCTGGAGCGCCGGATGCTCGACCGGAGCGGAGCCCTATTCCCTCGCCATCCTCGTCAAGGAGATCCTCAGCGAGCGCCTCGGCACATGGCGCGTCGGCATCGTCGGCACGGACATCAACGACAGCTTCCTCAACCTCGCCAGGCAGGCGCGGTTCGGGAAATGGGCCCTCCGCTCCATGCCGGCCGCGGAACGGGAGCGCTATTTCCTGGATGCCGGGAAGGGCCAGTGGCAGGTCAGGCCGGAATTCCGTTCCCTGGTCCGTTTCGAGAAGCACAATCTCCTGAGTCTCCTCGACGGCACATCCCCCCTCGAGCTCACCGATTTCGATCTGATTCTCTGCCGCAACGTCCTGATCTATTTTCATCCGGACAAAGTGGTCCGGATCGTCGAGGCCCTGCGCGACCGTCTCACGGAGAGCGGCTGGATGCTGCTGGGCCATGCGGAGCCCAACCCTGCCTTTTCGGCCATGATGCAGACCCTGAACCTGCCGGGGACCGTGGCCTACCGGCCGGGCGCGGGGACGGCGCCTGAGGCTTACCCTGTCGAACGAGCCAGCCCTGTCCCGGGGCATTGGGTGCCGCTGCTTCCCCCACCCAAGCACGTCGAGCCGGTCGAGCGCCCGCGTCCCGCTCCGCCCACGGCTTTGCGGCCTCAGGCGCAGGTCACCCAGCCTCCTCCGGCATCTGGCTCCCTGCTGGACGAGGTCAGGGCGAGCGCCAATACGGGCGATTTCACCGCGGCCGACGCTCTGTGCCGAAAGGCCCTGGTCATGGAGCCCCTGAGCGCCGCCCTTCATTTTTACCATGGCCTCATCCTGCACGGGCTCCGACGGCCGGACGATGCCGAGAAAAGCTTCCTTAAGAGCATCTATCTCGATAAAAGCTTTGCCATGGCCCATTACCATCTTGGATTGCTGCTGCTTGCGGAAGGGCGTTCGACCCCCGGCCGGCGTGCCCTGACCAATGCGGCCCGCATCGCCGCCGCGATGCCCGAAGACGCTCCGCTCAACGAGGCCGACGGGCTGACCGCCGGGGATCTGCGCAACCTGGTCCGGATCCACCTCGAAGCGGCGACTCCGCCCAGGCACAGGAGCTGA